The Gemmatimonadota bacterium genome segment TACTCTCTTCCTTTTCTCTTGCCAATTCTCTCAGGCGATGCCAGTCAGTGGCGAGGTCTTCCCGCGCCATTTCTTCAGTTATCTGATCAATCTGGTCCTCGAGTATTGCAATTGCTTCTTCTATTTCGGCTAAGCGGCGTTCTCGTCTTTGCTCTTGCCGCATTGCGCGTTTGCGATTTTCATAGTCGGTTTGCGTTTTGGGTGCATTCTGTACGGTCGGTATTTCTAAACCCTGCATCTGACGCTGATAAGCATCGTAATTGCCATCTACCAGTTGCCACTTTCCGTCGCCAAGCACGACCAGGCGATTGACCAGACGGTTGAGAAAATACCGGTCGTGTGAAACCGCGATCACAGTCCCCGAAAAAGCATCAAGCGCGTTTTCGAGCACATGGCGGGAGGCGATATCCAGATGGTTGGTGGGTTCGTCGAGCACCAGCAGATTGAGGGGTGAACGCATGAGCTTGGCCAGGGCAACGCGACTTTGTTCTCCTCCACTGAGCGACCCCGTCTCGCGCTCTACATCGTCCCCAGAAAAGAGAAAAGCACCGAGAAAATTTCTAATCTCGACTTCTGGAACACTGGGCGTGAGAGACCAGATTTCTTCGAGAATGCTCAAATTGGGGTTCAGGTCCTGACGAGTTTGCGCGTAATAACCGATCTCGAGACCCTTACCCGGGATAACGCCCCCCGAATCAGGTGCGAGTTGTTCCATAAAAATTTTTAAAAGTACGGATTTACCCGAACCATTGGGACCTATAACACCAAGGCGCTCCCCCCGCCACAACGTGAGATTGAGATCGGAAAATAAAGGGCGGTTGGGATAGGCTTTGGTGAGATTTTCAACCTGTAAAACGCGATCTCCTCCCCGTGTGGTAGCGTTAAATCTAAGCGCGATATCGCGTTGTTGCACAACGCGTTCTACGCGGTCGAGTTTTTCGAGTGCTCGGCGTCGGCTCTGCGCCTGCCTGGTCTTTTGTCCCGCGATATTTCGGCGGATATACTCTTCGGTTCGCTCGATATGCGCTCGTTGCGCTCGATAGGCTTTTTGCTGCTGCGCCCGGCGTTGTTCTTTTTCCTCGATGTAGAAGGAATAGCTACCCGAATACTGTTCGACCACACCGCGTTCCAGATCTACAATTTTGGTCACAGTGCGCTCGAGAAAAGTGCGATCGTGAGAAATGATGACAAAGGCTTTGGCATACTCCGAGAGAAAATACTCGAGCCATTCTATAGCTTGTAGATCGAGGTGGTTAGTGGGTTCGTCCAGAAGC includes the following:
- a CDS encoding ABC-F family ATP-binding cassette domain-containing protein → MIIQLEDIWKSFGAHDVLTGIHWQIDRGDRIGLVGPNGCGKTTLLRLITEESLPDRGQLHRQRGLSIGFLTQEPIFDPDLTVMDAALDAFADILALQHRLQDLEKIMAEGENSDSVLNDYGHIRDQYEHMGGYATEARAKAILFGLGFCETDLKLPTPVLSGGQKNRLALAQLLAREPDLLLLDEPTNHLDLQAIEWLEYFLSEYAKAFVIISHDRTFLERTVTKIVDLERGVVEQYSGSYSFYIEEKEQRRAQQQKAYRAQRAHIERTEEYIRRNIAGQKTRQAQSRRRALEKLDRVERVVQQRDIALRFNATTRGGDRVLQVENLTKAYPNRPLFSDLNLTLWRGERLGVIGPNGSGKSVLLKIFMEQLAPDSGGVIPGKGLEIGYYAQTRQDLNPNLSILEEIWSLTPSVPEVEIRNFLGAFLFSGDDVERETGSLSGGEQSRVALAKLMRSPLNLLVLDEPTNHLDIASRHVLENALDAFSGTVIAVSHDRYFLNRLVNRLVVLGDGKWQLVDGNYDAYQRQMQGLEIPTVQNAPKTQTDYENRKRAMRQEQRRERRLAEIEEAIAILEDQIDQITEEMAREDLATDWHRLRELAREKEESKNKMDRLFEEWEVLEREK